The Haloarcula sp. H-GB4 genome segment TACCGTGGCCAGAGCAACTCCGTCAACCCCACCGGCGACGACCAGCTCGCGGCTGACCTGCGCGCCGACGAACTGTTCGAACAGCGGGTGCTGGGCATCGACGGCGTTGCCTCCTACGCCAGCGAAGAACGTGCAGAGGTGAAAACCACAGACGGCCGTCTCCACGTCGCGATGGACCCCCTCGACGGGTCGAGCAACCTCGAACCCAACAGCGGGATGGGGACAATTTTCGGCGTGTACAGCGAGCAGCCGCCGACTGTCGGTACCAATCTCCTCGCCGCCGGGTTCGTCATCTACGGCCCGATCACCTCGATGGTCGTTGCCCGGAACGGCAGCGTCCGTGAGTATATCCTCGAAGACGGCGACAAGCGGGTCGTCGACGACGAGGTGACGGTCCCTGAAGACCCCACAGTGTTCGGGTTCGGCGGCGGCGTCGACTCCTGGACCGACGAGTTCGAATCCTATGCCGAGGAAGTCCGTCACGAACTGAAACTCCGCTACGGCGGGGCAATGGTCGCGGACATCAATCAGGTACTCACCTACGGTGGCATCTTCTCGTACCCCGCACTAGAGTCACACCCCAAGGGGAAACTTCGGGTCCAGTTCGAGGGACATCCGATGGCCTACATCCTTGAGTCGGCCGGCGGTCGGTCCTCCGACGGCGACCAGTCACTGCTTGAGATAGAACCCGGCGAACTACACGAGCGGACGCCGCTGTATCTCGGGAACGACGACCTGATCGACCGACTCGAAGCGAGCATCGACTGATACGCCCGACTTTGTCATTCAGTAGCCGAGATAGATCGCCAGCGCTTTGAGAACGCCGTACAGCCCGACAGCGACGCCCAAGAGCCCGCCGAGAACGGTTCCGACGATGCCGTCAGGCCACAGCGAGAGCGGGTTCGGAACGCCGATCGAGGGGAGCGCTGGAATCGGGAGGCCACCGCTATCACCAGTCACGTTCCCGACGCGCTGCCCGTCGACCGTCAGCTCGCCGGTCCTGTTTTCCGGAACGGAGCGGGCGAACTCCGTCGTTCGCATCTCGCCAGCAGGGACGGTGACCGTCCGTGTTGTCAGTATCGAGGTGTTGAGCGCAACGATCACGTTGTGGTCGCCGCTCGCAGTGCCTCGGTTTTCCAACTCGACAGTGATAACGGTCGGGTCGCCAGGGCCGAGCGTCGATGGAGCAGCCGTGGTATTCGTGACCACGATATCCGGCTGCCCGGGGTCTTCTATCGGTGGCTCGGTCGTTTCTGGTTCGAACGGCGATGTTTCCGAGTCGGTTGTCGCCGCCTCTGCATCCATGTCTGTCACTATCGTCTGATCGACGCCGACGACAAACGTCGAGAGCCCCGGAGAGTCAGCCCGATAGACGATGTGTGACTCGCTCCGGCCGGCGATGTCAGTCGCCAGCGGCGTCCACCCGTCGTTGTTCCGGTACAGTGCCACGGCATCGGGTTCTGCACCGACCGCCGCCAGCGCGTCACGGTCCACAGTAAATGTAACCGTCGCGTCCTTAGCCTGGGCGGAGCCATGGTCAACGTCGAACTGGCTGACGCCGGTGTGACCAGTTGCAGCAGCGAACGCCGGTCCGGGCCGACGGGAATTGATGGTGAGTGTCGTGGATTCGTTACGCGGAAACGACACGGCAAGCCGCTCCAGCGTGCCGTTCTGACCGGTAACGAGTGCCCCCTGCGGGGGCTGAATTCGCTGTGTCTGGCCAGTCCCGTTCACCGACACGCTCGCTGTCGTTGCGTTCAACTGCCGTACGGTTATGTTCCCATTGGTTCCATTGCCCATCACAGAAACAATTCTGGTTACTGTCGCCGTGTTTCCGAGTGAATCAGCGGCCGTCATCGTGACTTCGTGGCTGCCGGGTGAGGCGAAGGCCACGGTAATGTTCTCGCCGGTCAGAATCGTGTTGCTCCCCACCTGCCACCGGACCGACTCGACGCCCTGGTCGTCTGTTGTCTCCGCCGCCGAGAAGGTCACCGACTCACCGACCGTCGTGTTCTCTGGTCCGGTGACGGTGACGTTCGGTGCGGAGTCGTCATAGACGAACGTCTGCTGTCGGCTAAAGGAGTTCCCGTTTCCGTTCTTATCGGTCACCGACATCAGCAGCAGCGAGTACTCGCCTTCCTCCGGGAACGTGTACGTTCGTGTATACGTGATCGAGTTACTAGTGCGCTCGGTGAACCCCGAGATGTTGAGTGTGTCTATCGACGGGCCACCGACAGAGACTCGGAGCTGCTGTATCGGTTCGTGAATCCCGACAGAGATGCGGGCGGTGGAGCTATTGATACGGCTGACCTCGAACGACTGATACTTCGGAACGACGGAGTCCATCCGGGTGGCAGTAACTGACTCCCGGGGCAGTTCGTTCCCCGCTTGATCTGTGATACTCCCGGTGTCACTGAGACTGACGGTGACGTTATCTGTGTCCAGCTTTTTGTCCAGCAGCAGCGAGACGCGTACTCCGGTCCTGTTTGCTCCGGAAGCGTTGATCGATGCAACTGAGACGTTCTCCACTCGGCCCGCAGTTAGCTCGAAATCCGCTGCCTGAATCGTACCCGTGTCAAGCGATCCGCCGTCGTCGTACAGGGACACCTCGATAGTCGTGGCGTTACCCCGCGTCGCATTGCCCCACTCCGGCGGCTCGGTGTCTTCGGCCGCGGCCGTGCCGGAAGCGACTGCAATAAGCAGCGGGAGCAAAAGGAGTGCGGCGAGAAGCGGGAGCCACCAGCGACGACGCCCGGCCGACGGCGGCGTCTCTCGGGCGTGACCGGTGGCACTCATAGTGCATGAGTAGTCCGGCACCCGATATCAATGGTGCGCCACCATTATGAGACGTGATAATCGCGTGCGCGGTAGCGACTACATCACACGCACCGGAGCATTGAACGCGCCGTTGATAGTCAACCCGTTGGCATCGTGTTTCCCCGGAGTATGTACTCCCTACTCCCTCAGTTTCAGTAGTAAACAGTGTGTATTTAATACGGTGGGTGAAAACGGGATAACAGACCACGTGGGGGCGTGGTTGCGGAGGGTGACGTGTTCACAACAGACCGAACGGTCCCGATAGGGACCATTGACGGGTGGTGTAGCGCCCTGCTCGACGAACTCGCAGCCGTCGAGCGAGAACTATGGCTGGTCGTCGCCGTGACGCTCATCGTCGACGTGTGGTTGACACACGTCGGCCTCCAGCACGGCCTACACGAGGGAAACCCCGTGATGCGGGCCGCGATAGAGACGTTTGGAATTGCTGTTCTCGGCCTGACGAAGATCGGCGTTCTCGGGCTGGCAGGGCTGACCCGCCAGCTACTGAGCGACCAACGTGGCGTCGTTGTGCCGCTCGGGCTGGCGCTCCCGTGGGTGGCGGCCGTCGTGATCAACGCGGCCCTCTTGATTAGCCTGTAGCCGCCCTGGGATTGCGCTGTCCCGGGCTTTACCCGTTCGCTCGCTGGACCACTATCCTGCATGTATCGTGTCGTCATGGACGATTCAGGCGCAGACATTCCGCCTGACCGATAATTCCGTTGTGGGTAGTCGTCATCTGGAAAATCCCATGGACGGCGGTACCCTTTTCCCCACAGTCTGAGATATTGCCCGTATGTCGCCTGAGGTAAACCCGTTTGAGAGTTTACAGGAGCAGATCGACGACGCGTCGGACTATCTCGAATATTCGACCGACGTGCTCGAACGGCTGAAACACCCCGAGCGAGTACTGGAGACGAACCTCTCCGTGGAGATGGACGACGGCTCCGTCGAAGTGTTTCGTGCCTACCGGTCACAGTTCAACGGTGACAGGGGGCCGTACAAGGGCGGGATCCGCTATCATCCACAGGTCACACGCGACGAGGTCAAGGCGCTGTCTGGCTGGATGGTGTACAAGTGCGCTGCGGTAAACATCCCCTACGGCGGCGGCAAAGGCGGTATCGAGATCGACCCGCGCCAGTACTCGGCCAGCGAAATCGAGCGAATAACGCGATCGTTCGCGGAAGAACTCCGGCTAATCATCGGCGAGGACCGGGACATCCCTGCGCCCGATGTCAACACCGGCCAGCGGGAGATGAACTGGATCAAAGACACTTACGAGACGCTGGAAAACACCACTGAGCCCGGCGTCATCACCGGCAAGGCTCCGGAGTCGGGTGGCAGTGCGGGCCGCGTCGAAGCGACCGGGCGCTCCGTGATGCTCACCGCACGCGAAGCGTTCGACTATCTCGGGAAGGACATGACGGATGCGACGGTGGCCGTGCAGGGCTACGGGAACGCTGGCTCCGTGGCAGCGAAACTCATTGAGGACTTGGGCGCGAACATCGTCGCCGTATCGGACTCCTCGGGTGCCGTCTACAACCCCGACGGGCTGGACGCACGCGACGCAAAGGCGTTCAAGAGTGAGACTGGGTCGTTGGCCGGCTACGAGGGGGCGACGGAGGAGTTGACGAACGAAGAGCTGCTGACGATGGACGTGGACCTGCTCGTTCCGGCGGCGCTCGAAAATGCCATCGACGGCGACCTCGCTCGGGATGTACAGGCTGACATCGTCGTGGAAGCGGCGAACGGTCCGCTGACACCGAACGCAGACGACGTGCTCACGGAGCGCGACGTGGCTGTGTTCCCTGACATCCTCGCCAACGCCGGCGGTGTCACGGTGTCGTATTTCGAGTGGGTCCAGAACCGCCAGCGGTTCTACTGGTCCGAAGAGCGGGTCAACGACGAACTGGAGACCATCATCACGAACGCGTTTGACGA includes the following:
- a CDS encoding class 1 fructose-bisphosphatase → MSKSLDISTTEAEQTVTEVIDTIVATTPDVRRAVADYRGQSNSVNPTGDDQLAADLRADELFEQRVLGIDGVASYASEERAEVKTTDGRLHVAMDPLDGSSNLEPNSGMGTIFGVYSEQPPTVGTNLLAAGFVIYGPITSMVVARNGSVREYILEDGDKRVVDDEVTVPEDPTVFGFGGGVDSWTDEFESYAEEVRHELKLRYGGAMVADINQVLTYGGIFSYPALESHPKGKLRVQFEGHPMAYILESAGGRSSDGDQSLLEIEPGELHERTPLYLGNDDLIDRLEASID
- a CDS encoding PKD domain-containing protein, producing MSATGHARETPPSAGRRRWWLPLLAALLLLPLLIAVASGTAAAEDTEPPEWGNATRGNATTIEVSLYDDGGSLDTGTIQAADFELTAGRVENVSVASINASGANRTGVRVSLLLDKKLDTDNVTVSLSDTGSITDQAGNELPRESVTATRMDSVVPKYQSFEVSRINSSTARISVGIHEPIQQLRVSVGGPSIDTLNISGFTERTSNSITYTRTYTFPEEGEYSLLLMSVTDKNGNGNSFSRQQTFVYDDSAPNVTVTGPENTTVGESVTFSAAETTDDQGVESVRWQVGSNTILTGENITVAFASPGSHEVTMTAADSLGNTATVTRIVSVMGNGTNGNITVRQLNATTASVSVNGTGQTQRIQPPQGALVTGQNGTLERLAVSFPRNESTTLTINSRRPGPAFAAATGHTGVSQFDVDHGSAQAKDATVTFTVDRDALAAVGAEPDAVALYRNNDGWTPLATDIAGRSESHIVYRADSPGLSTFVVGVDQTIVTDMDAEAATTDSETSPFEPETTEPPIEDPGQPDIVVTNTTAAPSTLGPGDPTVITVELENRGTASGDHNVIVALNTSILTTRTVTVPAGEMRTTEFARSVPENRTGELTVDGQRVGNVTGDSGGLPIPALPSIGVPNPLSLWPDGIVGTVLGGLLGVAVGLYGVLKALAIYLGY
- a CDS encoding DUF5658 family protein, which gives rise to MVAEGDVFTTDRTVPIGTIDGWCSALLDELAAVERELWLVVAVTLIVDVWLTHVGLQHGLHEGNPVMRAAIETFGIAVLGLTKIGVLGLAGLTRQLLSDQRGVVVPLGLALPWVAAVVINAALLISL
- a CDS encoding Glu/Leu/Phe/Val dehydrogenase, yielding MSPEVNPFESLQEQIDDASDYLEYSTDVLERLKHPERVLETNLSVEMDDGSVEVFRAYRSQFNGDRGPYKGGIRYHPQVTRDEVKALSGWMVYKCAAVNIPYGGGKGGIEIDPRQYSASEIERITRSFAEELRLIIGEDRDIPAPDVNTGQREMNWIKDTYETLENTTEPGVITGKAPESGGSAGRVEATGRSVMLTAREAFDYLGKDMTDATVAVQGYGNAGSVAAKLIEDLGANIVAVSDSSGAVYNPDGLDARDAKAFKSETGSLAGYEGATEELTNEELLTMDVDLLVPAALENAIDGDLARDVQADIVVEAANGPLTPNADDVLTERDVAVFPDILANAGGVTVSYFEWVQNRQRFYWSEERVNDELETIITNAFDDLVETYEETGAPNFRTAMYVVAIQRVVAAAEEGGIWP